The Anaerosporomusa subterranea genome contains the following window.
ATGATACGGTCTCACCAGGTAGTGAATGGACAAAGTTCCTCCGTTGGCAGCATGCGGGACAGGATTGGCAGTTTGTTGGTGAACTCATTAACACGACAACCGGTCAGACGAAAATCGCTAACGGTGAGCGGTATGACACAGGCGCTCAATGGGATTATAAGTTAACGTACAATCATAAATTGCCTGATAATCAATCTATCCTGTTTTATTATTGGCGTGAAAACCAGTATACCAACCCGATTGTGCCGTCTGACACGTCCAACGCACTTGCGCATTATTTTGGCACGATGTGGAGCAAAAAATTAGATGAGCAACATGCCTTTCGCGTTACCCTCGATGTCATGAAAACTAACGGCAGCCGCTATGCGGGAATAAATAATGATTTTGTCACCAATGGGAACCCTCAATATACCGACGTAGACGGACGAACTAAATATACTGTTGGTTTAGGCTATGATATCAAAATTAACGCCAAAAGCAATCTTTCGCTTGATCTGCAAACATTCAGAATGAAAGATGGTAAATCAACAGCAGGACAACCAGCAACAACCTATACAGGATTTAACGTGCTTGCAAAATATAATCGGGATTTCTAATTTTAATCCAATGTAAGCGGCCTGCCCATCGGGAATCCCGGGGCAGGCTGGATTTTGTTTGCAAACTGAAGCACTCATTCCGCCGGCTGACTTCTGCATAGCCACCATTTGAAAAAATAGGGTATCACCAGAATGATAAACAGCAACCGGAAGATTTGGTAAGAGGATACCATCGACACATCAGCGTGAATCATTACTGCAGTCAAACCCATTTCGGCGGTTCCTCCCGGCGCCGCGCTGAGAAACGCGGTAGTCAGCGCCACTGGATAAAGAACAGTAAGCATCCATGCAGACAACAGTGAAGACGCTACCATGACCAACCCGCCCAAGACTGCATACAACAGCAATTTTTTTTGCCTGCGCAAACCACCAAAGTCGATATTTTTTCCCATATAAGCTCCCATGCAAAATTGCGACAGGGCGGATAATAGCGGTGGTGTTTGTGGCAAGCTAAGACCGTTCACGCCCAAAATAGCCACACCGACTAGCGGTCCAATCATGAATGGAGTGGGAAAAGACAGGCGCTTGCCTGCTACCGCCCCTCCTAGAGCTGCCAGCACGTATACAGCTGTTATCTGATTAAGACCCATTACCGGCGCCTCGTTTACGGCAACAGGCGGTGCCACCGCTGCCGCGCCGCCCGCCACGGCATGTATCGCTAAAAATGGCACAATAAAAATAACCATTTGCAAACGAAGCGTTTGTAAGACGCTGACAACGGCGAGGTCAGCGTCTTTAAACTCATCACAAATAATGGTCATTTGGGTAAGTCCGCCTGGTGTACTGCCAAGCAGACTGCTGGCCAAACTAATCCCCGTCTGACGCGCAGTAAAATAGGCCAGGCCAAAGCCAAATAACAAGCTCGTACCAGTTACCAGCAGCATGCCGGGGAGCTGCACGATAATCTGCCGCGCCGTTTCGGGAGTAAACCAGGATCCCATCATTGCGCCAAGAACAATCACGCCGCAGTTACGCACTGGCGTCGGCCAGCAGGCTTCTTGTCCAAAGGATTGCCATATCATCACACCGGTTAAAGACCCTAGCATCCAGGGAAGCGGCAGATGCAGGAAATAAAATATTGTGCTGCCGATTAGTGCTGCGAACGCTGTTTTTATCAAAGTATTCGTACGGTCCACTCCCTGCGTTTGTAATTATATACTCTTTTTCTTGGTTGCAGATGAGAACTCCTGCTTCTTAGCCAATCGGGCGGCAGGAGTCAGCCCACTGCCGTAGAAGAGAGTAAGAAATGATATTTTCAATAATTAGGGAGGTAACTGTCTTGATGGAAAGTAAACAAGTCAAAGACTGGGTGGAAAGTAATCTGGACAAATTTATCCATGACCTTGAAACGATTACCAATATCGATTCCGGTAACGGCGATCCGGAAGGAACAGATCAGGTGGCAAAAATAGTCGGCGGTTGGCTTGAAGCCATTGGCGCCAGCATCGAGTATCGCAAAAACGACCGTTCCACCCATACTATCGCTCGCATCAAAGGCAAGGGCTCACTACGCCTGCTCCTGATCGCCCACATTGACACCGTTTTTGCCAAAGGCGAAGCAGCCAGGCGACCGTTTCGCATCGATGAAAACAAGATTGCCTATGGCCCCGGAGTCGGCGATGATAAAGCGACAGTGATTCAAACTATTTATAGTATGAAAGTGCTGAAGGAATTAGGTTTTGACGCCTTTGGCGAAATTATTCTCTATTATAACGGCGAGGAAGAAGGCGGCTCGCCGACAGCAGAAGCGATTGTGGCTGAACTATCCCAACAAGCCGACCTGGCGATTATCATGGATACCGCCCGCCCCAACTGGGGGATTGTCACCCAGCGCAAAGGCAGCGCCAACTATGATATCAAAATCGAAGGCATCGAAGGCCATCATGGCAACTCGTCTCACCACTGCGCTAGCGCGATCATGGAGCTTGGCAACCAGATCAGCCAATTATTCCAAATGGCAAGTTCTCTACCCGCGCACCCTGCAAGTTACACCCGCGAGGCGTTAGAAGAACGCGGTATCCAAGATCATGGACAATTCATCCCTGAAAACACGATCAATGTCGGCGTCATCGGCTCATCAAACCAGAAAATTAATGTCATCCCCAAAGACGCCTTCGCCAAATTGAATGTCCGCTGCTTCAAAGTTGCGGAGCAAGAGCGGCTTGACAGTGAAATCAAAGCCTTGGCGAATAAGACGACCGTACCAGGAACGAAAGTTACAGTAACTGGCGGCATCCAAACCGGCCCGATGGAAAAAACCGCTCAAGTACAGAAACTGGTCGATCTGTATAAGGGGATTGTGAAACGCGAATACAACGCCGACGTCGTCGAATGGATAGCTGGCGGCATCACTGACGGCAACCGCTCAGCCAAATACATCCCCACCATTGACGCCTTAGGTGTTGAAAACTATGACGAACATACTGATCATGAAACTGTTGATCTGAAAACAGCTGTCCCACGCACTGTCGCACTGACACTGTTTATCCAAGTAGTGACTAAGCACTGGCCACTGGCATAGAAGGCTAGTGCCGAACTGTGTAGACAAGGCCCGCGCCTGCTCTTTTTACACCGGTAGAAAGTTCAAACAAGAAGAGGCTGTTTATTTTTGAACAACCTCTTCTTGTTTCTTTTATGTCTGTTTTATGTTTCCTTGCTCACCTTCTTCACCTACTGGCAATACAATATAGTAAAGCGCAATTGTGGCGATCTCGCAAAGGTGGTGATAAAACTGCTTTATCATAGAGCTTCTCAATCTGCCCGTTATCTAGTAGCAGCAGGACTTACGGTCGCAGGTATACTCGCATTATACTTTGGAAAGCCATACGCGACTGGCATCTTCTCAGTTGAAGAATATCTGATGATTCACAGCTTGCTGGAGTTTGTAACAATCTTCGTTTCCTTCACGATTTTCAGTGTTGTTTGGCTGATTCGCGATGGACTGGACGACGATCGCAGCCATTTTATCCTATTTTTAGGCATTAACTTCCTTGCTGTCGGGGTCTTTGATATCTTGCATGCGTTAACCTTTGCAGGAATGCCGGAAATAATAGGCGCTTCTGGTGCTCAGAAAGCAACTTTGTTCTGGCTGTTGGCCCGCTATTGGCTGGCGTTTACATTCGTAGCTGCGTTCTTGTTAAACGGACAGCTTAAGACTAGCCGCCAAGCAACGACTTTCTACCTCACCATGAACATTCTTGCGATCAGCGCATTTTCCACTATAGGCCTTGAATACTCCCACATGACCCCTGCCTTATTTGTTGATGGCCAAGGGATCACCAATCTGAAATTACAGTTGGAATACGGATTAATAGCGCTGCATTGCGTTATTCTACTAATCACCTGGCGAAAATCTAGCGGCATTATGGAAAATGTCTACCTTAGTTTATCCTATTTCGGGATCATGACTATCCTGTCAGAATCAACCTTCACCATGTATACCCAAGTCCATGATGTCTACAACCTGTTTGGCCATATCTACAAGGCTGTCGCGTATTGCTTCCTGTTTAGAGCAGTATATTGGTCAGGTGTCATCAATCATTTTTACACGTTAGGTGAAATGGCGAAGATGAACGCCGAACTGCTGAAAGAAGATATCTCCTTAGAACCAATCATCGAAATTCAGATGAGCAAATTACGCAAAATTCTACCCATCGCCGAACGAATTGCTGTTTACACCCGCAAGAAAGATACTATCTGTCAGGCCAATTATGTTTGGGGCAAATACAGCAATTTTCTTACCGTTGGCCGCGAATTCGACCTCAAGCTGTTTATGGAGAAGATCGGAAACAACATTACTTTAATCAATCATCCAGAAGATGTGCTGGAATGGTTTCAGACTGATGCCGAAAATTCGCAGATTTCATTGGAGATCCCCATTATCTTGAGTAAAGCCAAACAAGTCATGTATATTCCACTTGCAGTAGGCGACCAATATTACGGTCTGATTATCCTCACGATCTTCCGCCGTTTCCGCCGTTTTACCACTAACGATGTCGAGAAAGCTAAGGTGTTTCAACAATTCGCCACTCTTATTATCGCACAAGCAAACAGTCAGGCGACTATTACCCGCCTTTCCTTTGAAGACAGTCTAACCGGACTTCCCAACCGGCGTTTTTACTTCTCTGAACTTGATGCTGTGAAAGAAGCCGCCGACCGTGACGGAACAGCTTTCACGGTTGTCTATCTCGATATGAACGGTCTCAAATATGTCAATGACAATCTCGGCCACAGCGCTGGCGACCAGGCGTTAAAGCTCATCGGCAAGCAACTCAAACAACACATTCAACGTCCTGCTTTCGCCGCCCGCCTTGGTGGAGATGAGTTCGCCGCCGTCTATCCAGGGGTTGACCAGGCAGCAGGTGAGACTATCATTCAGACTCTGCGCGAAAGCTTTGCCGCCATTCAGCTCGAAGGCTATGACCTCACCTTTGCGCTTGCCGCAGGCGGAGCCTCTTATCCGGCAGAGGCTGGCGACTTAGAACTACTAGTTATACTAGCAGATGATCGGATGTATGAGCATAAGCGACTGTTAAAAGCAGCAGAGCGTCTATAAAAAAATCGCTAACCACAGAGTACGCAGAGTACGCAGAGGGAGCCACAGAGGGCTACGGTTTATTATATAAATCCGAGACCCTCCGTGCCCTCAGCGCACCCTCTGTGTACTCTGCGGTTAACGTAATTTGTTCCTTCATTTTTTATAATATTTTCAACTACCTCAGTTTCACCCGTTCCCCCGTCTTGGACGAGTTGTAGATCGCGAGAATGATTTCGAGCGCTTTCAGCCCTTCCTCACCATTGACTAGAGGCTCACGATCCTGGCCAATAGCAGCAAAAATTTCCTCATATTGCGCTTTATGATTGACATACGAGATTGCCGGGGAATTGGTCACCCCATAGGAGACTTTCTCCGGTTGAACATAATCGGCTTCATCCATTCCTTCTACCTTCCACTCGCGGATGTTACCGCCTTCGAGAATGATGGTTCCCTTTTGCCCATGTAGTTCAATCCGTTCTTTATAGCTCGGAAGAATGGCGGTAGAGCCTTCGATTACGCCTAGCGCACCATTTGCAAACTCGACCATGGCAACACCGAGATCTTCACCTTCAATGCTATGAGTAGTAGTCCGCACCATGCCGACCACGCTTTTCACCCCGCCCATCAACCATTGCAGCAGATCGATAGTATGAATTGCCTGATTGATCAACGCGCCGCCACCCTCAATCGCTAGTGTGCCGCGCCAAGCGTTGGCTTGATAGTATTCAGCCGACCGATACCATTTAACATAGGCGTCACCGAGGAGCAGCTTGCCTAATACGCCCGCCTTCAGCGCTTGTTTGACTTGGCAAGCCGCAGGCGTAAAGCGGTTTTGAAAAATGACAGCCAGCTTCACTCCCTGATTACGACAAGCCGCGATCAGCTCATTCGCCCGCTCACTAGTAATATCAATTGGTTTTTCTACAATCACATGTTTTTTAGCCGCAGCCGCCGCAATGCCGAATTCGGCGTGATTGCCTGACGGCAAACAGTTTACGACAACATCGACAGATGGGTCAGCGAGAACATCGGCAAATTGGCTGTAGCAAGCAATCCCATGCCGGTCGGCAAACGCCCGAGCGGAGGACTCAGTCCGCCCCCACACCCCGCAGATATTGGCTGCAGAAACTTCTTTCAACGCGCTGACGTGGACATTGGCGACCAGACCAGCACCAAGTATGGCAACTCCGATAGACATCCGTTTTCCTCCTTGTTTTTCATCTCTTCTCTTTTCACATTTCTGGCGGAATTGCCACTTTCCTGCTAAAGAACAATTCATCGTGAATTATTTCGAGAATGATATAGAAAAGACTTAAGTCTTTTCTATATCATTCTCCAGTCTATGACCTCTAGTGATTTAAATAACCAATAGTTCTTCAAACCGATGGTGAACGGTTGACTAAGAAGTAATCGCCGATCGAAAAATA
Protein-coding sequences here:
- a CDS encoding AbrB family transcriptional regulator, which encodes MDRTNTLIKTAFAALIGSTIFYFLHLPLPWMLGSLTGVMIWQSFGQEACWPTPVRNCGVIVLGAMMGSWFTPETARQIIVQLPGMLLVTGTSLLFGFGLAYFTARQTGISLASSLLGSTPGGLTQMTIICDEFKDADLAVVSVLQTLRLQMVIFIVPFLAIHAVAGGAAAVAPPVAVNEAPVMGLNQITAVYVLAALGGAVAGKRLSFPTPFMIGPLVGVAILGVNGLSLPQTPPLLSALSQFCMGAYMGKNIDFGGLRRQKKLLLYAVLGGLVMVASSLLSAWMLTVLYPVALTTAFLSAAPGGTAEMGLTAVMIHADVSMVSSYQIFRLLFIILVIPYFFKWWLCRSQPAE
- a CDS encoding M20/M25/M40 family metallo-hydrolase translates to MESKQVKDWVESNLDKFIHDLETITNIDSGNGDPEGTDQVAKIVGGWLEAIGASIEYRKNDRSTHTIARIKGKGSLRLLLIAHIDTVFAKGEAARRPFRIDENKIAYGPGVGDDKATVIQTIYSMKVLKELGFDAFGEIILYYNGEEEGGSPTAEAIVAELSQQADLAIIMDTARPNWGIVTQRKGSANYDIKIEGIEGHHGNSSHHCASAIMELGNQISQLFQMASSLPAHPASYTREALEERGIQDHGQFIPENTINVGVIGSSNQKINVIPKDAFAKLNVRCFKVAEQERLDSEIKALANKTTVPGTKVTVTGGIQTGPMEKTAQVQKLVDLYKGIVKREYNADVVEWIAGGITDGNRSAKYIPTIDALGVENYDEHTDHETVDLKTAVPRTVALTLFIQVVTKHWPLA
- a CDS encoding GGDEF domain-containing protein, producing the protein MNNLFLFLLCLFYVSLLTFFTYWQYNIVKRNCGDLAKVVIKLLYHRASQSARYLVAAGLTVAGILALYFGKPYATGIFSVEEYLMIHSLLEFVTIFVSFTIFSVVWLIRDGLDDDRSHFILFLGINFLAVGVFDILHALTFAGMPEIIGASGAQKATLFWLLARYWLAFTFVAAFLLNGQLKTSRQATTFYLTMNILAISAFSTIGLEYSHMTPALFVDGQGITNLKLQLEYGLIALHCVILLITWRKSSGIMENVYLSLSYFGIMTILSESTFTMYTQVHDVYNLFGHIYKAVAYCFLFRAVYWSGVINHFYTLGEMAKMNAELLKEDISLEPIIEIQMSKLRKILPIAERIAVYTRKKDTICQANYVWGKYSNFLTVGREFDLKLFMEKIGNNITLINHPEDVLEWFQTDAENSQISLEIPIILSKAKQVMYIPLAVGDQYYGLIILTIFRRFRRFTTNDVEKAKVFQQFATLIIAQANSQATITRLSFEDSLTGLPNRRFYFSELDAVKEAADRDGTAFTVVYLDMNGLKYVNDNLGHSAGDQALKLIGKQLKQHIQRPAFAARLGGDEFAAVYPGVDQAAGETIIQTLRESFAAIQLEGYDLTFALAAGGASYPAEAGDLELLVILADDRMYEHKRLLKAAERL
- a CDS encoding Gfo/Idh/MocA family protein; amino-acid sequence: MSIGVAILGAGLVANVHVSALKEVSAANICGVWGRTESSARAFADRHGIACYSQFADVLADPSVDVVVNCLPSGNHAEFGIAAAAAKKHVIVEKPIDITSERANELIAACRNQGVKLAVIFQNRFTPAACQVKQALKAGVLGKLLLGDAYVKWYRSAEYYQANAWRGTLAIEGGGALINQAIHTIDLLQWLMGGVKSVVGMVRTTTHSIEGEDLGVAMVEFANGALGVIEGSTAILPSYKERIELHGQKGTIILEGGNIREWKVEGMDEADYVQPEKVSYGVTNSPAISYVNHKAQYEEIFAAIGQDREPLVNGEEGLKALEIILAIYNSSKTGERVKLR